The Punica granatum isolate Tunisia-2019 chromosome 4, ASM765513v2, whole genome shotgun sequence sequence TCCAGGAGTTAACCTAATGTGAATGCAGGGGGATTTAGAAAACTAGCCACATGTTGTGGGGAatcttttctaaatatagccgATGCGGACAATAATGGTTCACATCAGCAAAAaactataaattaattacaggaaaatagagaaaattaataataaaaatatcatcaaatggaaaagaaatggGCCCTATAACATTTTACATACCCTCTTATGTCATGGAGTAGCTTTCCTCTAAATGTGTCTATGCAGTGACTTCATTGTTTCGAGCTTTATTATGTGTACAAAGGTTATAGTAATCAGAGGCGGCCTTTACTCCGTTACCCTGTCCCGAGAAGATCTCGATTTGCATCTGAAACACATGAGGTCCATCGCCCATATCCGGTGGTATATATTTCGAATGATATTGGACTATATCGGTCGTCCAAAATTTATTATGGATAAGCAATTATTAACCCAGTAATGCGAAACGGGAAGAGCAGGCAGCACTGAGATAAAGTGATCAGCATATTATTATCGCcactattattgttattattattattagcaATAATTATGCTTgcgaaaaaatttaaaatgttcaaaataaataaataaattagttaaattaaattaaaaaattacgGCCCGGCCTTGAAGGGGTGCGAGACGTTCAGGTTCAGGGACCGGCAAATGCTATTATATATGGCAAACGTCCGCTCTGCAACTCCCCGGAGAAATCTCTCGCCCTCTCTCTTCACCGGTTCcttccctcctctctctctctctctctctccccgtTCTAAcaactctctctctgtctctctctctctctctctctctctctctctctctctctctctctctctctctctccctctctctctctgttcatACAGAAGATTCCTGTTCTTGTTAGCTTTGTGATGTGTTAAGACAAGAAACAAGACAAGACAAGCCGAGACAAGACAAGAAATTCGGTTCTGAAGGAACTTTGCTGGGTTCTTGTCGATTTTCTCTGAAGTTCGATTCCGGGGCCGAGCTCTGGTTTCAATCGCCTCCCAGAGGTCGCTTCTTGCGCATGGTCGCTTCTGCATTGGCCCTCTAAGAAACCAACCCCTCATTGGtacatatataaacttgaataCCCGATTGGCTTCGGTTGCTCGATTTCATTTCCCGTGATGCAGAGATTCCGTTGTTAGTCTCGTGCCGCTTATTAACCCGGGTTTGTGGTCTGATCTATGTGTGAAGATTTGGTCCGACGAGGAGGAAGATGTCAGCAATGGTGGCTCGGACCGGGCGGCACAGACAGCGTTACGAGGACAACTTGCGACTGGTCTCGGGGTACGTTGTTGCCCTGTTCCTTCCGCTACTAAGCTTACCCTTCATGGATTGATTATATCTACAGATGAGGTATTGAGGAATTTAGCAATTGCTTGAGTTTGTCCTTTTGTGGAAAGGAAAAAGATGAACAGATTCCAATATGATTTGTGTGCTATGAGCTTGGCCGGTTATTCAATTTTAACCTCGAGCCGACCAAGAGAagggagagaagaagagacaAAACCTGCCCTTATCCACTATTATAAATTTCCACCcccaacaaaaagaaaaagaaaatgtttttttttccaccgTGTGGGTCTAGACACGGGTGCACACACacatctattatatatatttttataatataaattttgtatGTATTCGTAAAATAATATGAGGATTTCACTGTAAACTATGGGTGATTGCCCTTGTCCTCTTGTGTGGAAATATGGGTGATCAAATCATTGTGATAGTTATTTGTTGAGAAAAGCAAGCAGCAaagtttttatcttttttctcttctgTCGTGTGGGGAGTTTTTAATGGGGAGCTTGAGGGGGCACGAGagtctcttctcttctctgctGTTTTTTCTTCTGTTGTCTAGTCATGGTATTGATTGTGACATGAACATGATTTTCACAATTGTTTAGTGGCTGTGATGAAGCATTCCCTGCCCAATAATTGTTTTCCATATAGTCCCAAAAGTCTCCGGAGGTTGTCATCAGCtggtaattaaaaatttctcaCTATTGCAAGTGGTGGAGAAAGTAAGATTAGCATGTAGTGTATAACCTGACTTGAAATGGCAATGCTCGGAAATGGGTCTGCCAACTGTTGTCGTCACGGCAATATTTTTTCCTTGAAGCGTGTAGTCTGAGTGAGGGTCTTTTCTTGTTGAATGGGGCATTTCTAGTTTTCAGTTTTCACTTTCTGAGGAATGGAAAACAATGCAAAGGATAGATTCCTTGTATTCCGATTGGACGTACTCTGATAAAAACCAGATAAAGAACATCAAGAGTGGCGTTTTTGCTCATGAAAATGCAGTATCGAAAACGAGCCGGATGGCATTCCTGCTGATTCATATCAATTGCTTATCACGAGGGTACCCAAGTCTATCGGGGGATAGATCTTCATTCTGCGATAGAAAATGTTGAGGCTTGGGAATGCACCATTTGAACTTGtgtctccttttcttttgagaTTTGTTTATTGTGAGGGCAGCTTAAGAACTAATTCAATTGGATTCCTTTAATTTTATGGTATGCGAAATTGTTCCTAGTCTCAAGCTCTGAGATACTTCTTTGAAATCTATGCTGTTCCCCACCGTTTGCATACTGAATAGAATTTCTGTGCGACAGATGCATCCCTTACCGACTCACAAAGGACAATGACTATCAGAGAGGCAGCATAGAGAACAGAGTAGAAGTACTTATGGTCTCGTCCCCGAATCGAGATGATCTCGTCTTCCCCAAGGTACCTCATTCACGTGGCTTATTAATCCATCAGGCGGCACTCTGGCATAGTTATTCCTGTTCCGAGTTGACTTACGGGGATCTCCTTGTTTTGCTATCAGGGTGGATGGGAGGACGATGAGACCGTTGAAGAAGCAGCGTGTCGTGAAGCTCAAGAGGAGGCTGGAGTAAGAGGAGTACTCAATGTAGGTTATCTTTTCTTACCTTGAACCAAAGGCTCAATGTGTGCCTCGGTTATTAAGTCACCGGTTTTGGTTAAGACCTGATTTAATCTTGGTAAAGGGGATTGACTCCTTTTCATATAGTTAGATGGAAAGATCACTGTTAGTTCCAAAATCAAGTGTAGATGGACTTAATCATTGTAAGTTGGAGCCACAGACCAATCCTATGGTCGGTTTCTAGCAAGGCAAAAAGCTGTATTTGCAAGAtatctacttttttttttttgataggtaCAAGATATCTACTTCATGCCTAGTACATTGGTACTAATAGTGCATGTCTAAAGCAGGACTGGTGCTTTGTTTTCCTCTATGTTTAGGAAACTCCACTTGGTGTTTGGGAATTTAGGAGTAAGAGCAGACAGGACGTTTGCAGCCTAGAAGGAGGCTGCCGAGGATATATGTTCGCACTCGAGGTCACCGAGGAGCTTGAGGCCTGGCCAGAGCGAGAAAACCGTTGTCGGAGATGGGTCAGTATTGCTAAGCTTAAGTTTGCTTTTCGTCCAAGTCCTTTTAGGAATTCGTGATTGGTCTGAGGATTGGTTCAGCTCTCCTAGTTTAGAGTCCTCATACATATTTCCTGGCCTTCAACAGGTAAACGTGAAGGAAGCTTTCGAGCTCTGCCGCTACCAATGGATGTGTCAGGCGCTGGAGAGGTTCCTCAGGGTACTGGCAGAAGAGGCAAAGCTCAAGATGATAGGAGAATCCCCCGAGCCCCCACCACCCGCGGACATGGTGGCTGAATCCCCTATCGTGCCACCCAGCTGCTGCATAGATGCCCCGACAGCACAGCGTCACTCTGCCATGATGCCTTTCTCATGGATCGTCACTGTAAAGAGGTTGCCCCTGACCTGACCTGTGCTTGCTGACTATATACAGCGCTCGCGTCATTATGACCAGTGAAATTGTCCATTATTCGTATCATTACGTGTAAGATTTAGATTCACGGAGTGCAGTGTAAATCTCTTCCCAAATGTGAAAAGTAACAAATTGTGAAGGGAAGCGGTTGCACTCTCTGTTATGTGATTGAGGTTGTTATTAGTGCAAAAAGAAATCCCAAATCGTTGCCTCTTCCCTTTTTCCTATCATCAATCTAAATGACAGAAATATTTCGGTTACAAAGGAGATCAGTATgcctaatataataaaacagaaatataacaatagaaGTAGGGGTGTGCGTGTCCGGGTACTGTTGTTTTTCACGATACCAGATCTTACTTTAAAAGAGGCAGGTTACAAGATTTTTGAACCGAACCAATCCTGTTGAGTCTTGGAAGCGGAATCTACCCAAAACCTCTATTATACCACGGGTTTCAGGTATCTTGTTGaaatctgtaaatttttttatctcgctaaataaaattgaaaatgtatcatcaataatcaataatctcgcaaaataaaatgtagacatagatttttatttttatttaaattagtaactatattttttaaatattgaaatatctgaatataactatatatggAAATGATTATCATAGTATCGGTTTCGATTCTAGTTCTGGGTACTCCATGTGAAAAAACGGGAATCGGAATCGGTTTTCACTGGTTCCGTATTTTAATACTTGAACCCTACCGTATTTTCAATAAAACTACTTGGACCCTACTCTAATGGTTACGTTCTGATCGATTTCGAGTTTACCCGGTATCATTGTATATCTCAAAATGGAAGTAGTCACATCCCCAATAATACCCAATCATATCATACTTGGAAGGGCTTTGACAAAAAATTGGCTGGGCTGAAACTTTAAGACAATATCTGATGCCTCATTCGGCCCACATGACGAGGAACAAATGAATTGTGTGGTGTTCGGGCTCGGGCTCGGGCTTGAGCTTAGATTGACCTGACTAGACAGCGAGCCGGGCTAACTTTTGGACCAGTTCAGCT is a genomic window containing:
- the LOC116206124 gene encoding nudix hydrolase 13, mitochondrial-like isoform X2, translating into MRCIPYRLTKDNDYQRGSIENRVEVLMVSSPNRDDLVFPKGGWEDDETVEEAACREAQEEAGVRGVLNETPLGVWEFRSKSRQDVCSLEGGCRGYMFALEVTEELEAWPERENRCRRWVNVKEAFELCRYQWMCQALERFLRVLAEEAKLKMIGESPEPPPPADMVAESPIVPPSCCIDAPTAQRHSAMMPFSWIVTVKRLPLT
- the LOC116206124 gene encoding nudix hydrolase 13, mitochondrial-like isoform X1 — protein: MSAMVARTGRHRQRYEDNLRLVSGCIPYRLTKDNDYQRGSIENRVEVLMVSSPNRDDLVFPKGGWEDDETVEEAACREAQEEAGVRGVLNETPLGVWEFRSKSRQDVCSLEGGCRGYMFALEVTEELEAWPERENRCRRWVNVKEAFELCRYQWMCQALERFLRVLAEEAKLKMIGESPEPPPPADMVAESPIVPPSCCIDAPTAQRHSAMMPFSWIVTVKRLPLT